In a single window of the Panthera uncia isolate 11264 chromosome B2 unlocalized genomic scaffold, Puncia_PCG_1.0 HiC_scaffold_25, whole genome shotgun sequence genome:
- the SLC17A4 gene encoding probable small intestine urate exporter, which yields MSTRAEAEAMGHISSDGNFNMAQTQTSRKGFCSVRHGLALIVHLCNFSIFTQRMNLSIAIPAMVNNTALAGPSNTSTERPPTAPQDSWSETLKEFKPVAPTYDWSPDMQGIILSSLNYGSFLAPIPIGYMSGIYGAKYLVGVGLFLSSVLTFFIPLAADAGVAFLIVVQIVQGIAQGMVLTSQYTIWVKWAPPLEKSQLINIAISGQLLGSFIIFLIGGFLCQTIGWPYIFYIFGGIGCACSFLWFPLFYDDPINHPFISTGEKEYIVRSLAQQLLSSDGRVLRDAFXXXXKAMVRSLPLWAILIFHFTEFWSFYIFMDYTPTYFSTILQANLRDSGILTSLLLVAAFICTIFGGLLADFLLSRRLLRLLSIRKLFTAIGVLVPSAALVSLHWTRSSLSATMALLALSFTTTTFCQVGAFVNFLDIAPRYTGFLKGLSQIFAHASGAISSTLAGFIMSQDSEFGWRNVFLISASVNVSGLVFYLIFGQAEVQDWATEQTLTHF from the exons GCTTTTGTTCAGTCCGACATGGGCTGGCCCTCATCGTGCATCTCTGCAATTTTTCGATTTTCACCCAACGAATGAACCTGAGCATAGCCATCCCAGCTATGGTGAACAACACGGCCCTGGCTGGCCCATCCAACACCTCCACAGAGAGGCCTCCCACCGCCCCCCAGGACAGCTGGAGTGAAACTCTAAAAGAATTTAAGCCAGTG GCCCCTACGTATGACTGGAGTCCTGACATGCAGGGGATCATTCTCAGCTCTCTCAACTATGGCTCCTTCTTGGCTCCAATCCCTATTGGCTACATGTCTGGAATATATGGAGCGAAGTACTTGGTTGGTGttggtctgtttctttcctcGGTCTTGACCTTCTTCATCCCACTGGCAGCTGATGCTGGAGTGGCCTTCCTCATTGTCGTTCAGATAGTTCAAGGCATAGCCCAG ggtatGGTATTAACAAGTCAGTATACGATTTGGGTCAAGTGGGCTCCCCCACTGGAAAAGAGTCAGCTCATCAACATTGCCATATCAG GGCAACTGCTGGGATCCTTCATCATTTTCCTCATCGGTGGTTTCCTCTGCCAGACCATAGGGTGGCCTTATATCTTCTATATCTTTG GTGGAATTGGCTGTGCCTGTTCTTTTCTctggtttcctcttttttatgACGACCCCATAAATCATCCATTTATTAGCACTGGTGAGAAGGAATACATCGTGCGTTCACTGGCTCAGCAG CTCTTGTCTTCTGATGGCAGGGTATTGAGAGATGCTTTCTNNNNNNNNNNTAAGGCTATGGTCAGATCCCTACCACTTTGGGccattttaatctttcatttcactgaattctggagtttttatatttttatggacTACACACCAACATACTTCAGCACCATACTTCAAGCTAACCTCAGAGAC AGTGGGATCCTCACATCCCTGCTGTTGGTGGCTGCCTTTATCTGCACTATCTTCGGAGGTCTATTGGCAGATTTCCTTCTCTCCAGAAGACTCCTCCGACTCCTGAGCATCAGGAAACTGTTCACCGCCATAG GGGTTCTCGTCCCCTCTGCAGCCCTCGTGTCCCTGCACTGGACCAGATCCAGCCTGAGCGCCACCATGGCCTTGTTGGCACTGTCTTTCACCACCACCACTTTCTGCCAAGTAGGCGCTTTTGTTAACTTCTTGGACATCGCTCCTCG GTACACTGGCTTTCTCAAAGGACTATCACAAATCTTTGCTCACGCATCGGGAGCCATTTCTTCCACTCTTGCTGGATTTATAATGAGTCAG G ATTCCGAGTTTGGCTGGAGAAATgtcttcttgatttcagcttctgTGAACGTATCAGGCCTGGTCTTCTACCTGATCTTCGGGCAAGCAGAGGTCCAGGACTGGGCCACAGAGCAGACACTCACTCATTTCTGA